A region from the Pseudomonadota bacterium genome encodes:
- a CDS encoding FAD binding domain-containing protein, with product MLLPKFDYHAPANLEEACQIMAHYGDQAQLLAGGTDLLIALQKNQVSPSQVVALDRVEELKGMGVDDDGLYLGARTTAAEIMDCDFGPGGDALSQAASQVGSPLIRNLATVGGNLATAMPAADMVPPLLVLQASLILQRYGDQREVELKDFFVCPGEQVMLPEEVMSVIYLPRLPEATGSAFEKLGVRKALERSIVSVAAVISLADDNRTVVHARIALGAVAPTPMLATEAAASLIGKKAVAKNFTAAAKIAAQEARPRGLRTSAVYSRLMVETLAVRALTKAFEAARK from the coding sequence ATGCTGTTACCCAAGTTTGATTATCACGCGCCTGCCAACCTGGAGGAAGCCTGTCAGATTATGGCCCACTATGGAGACCAGGCGCAGCTGCTGGCCGGTGGGACGGATTTGCTGATTGCTCTGCAGAAGAATCAGGTTTCTCCCTCACAGGTGGTTGCCCTTGATCGGGTTGAAGAGCTTAAAGGAATGGGGGTTGATGATGACGGCCTTTATCTGGGGGCTCGAACCACGGCTGCGGAGATTATGGATTGTGATTTTGGCCCAGGGGGGGACGCCTTGTCTCAGGCAGCTTCCCAAGTTGGTTCACCGTTGATTCGCAACCTGGCCACCGTGGGTGGTAATCTGGCGACGGCAATGCCAGCTGCCGATATGGTCCCGCCGTTGTTGGTTTTGCAGGCCAGCTTGATTCTGCAACGCTATGGAGATCAGCGGGAAGTTGAACTGAAAGATTTTTTTGTTTGTCCCGGAGAACAGGTCATGTTGCCGGAAGAGGTCATGAGTGTGATTTATCTTCCCCGATTGCCGGAAGCCACGGGAAGCGCTTTTGAAAAACTGGGGGTTCGCAAAGCCCTTGAGCGCTCCATCGTCAGTGTTGCTGCAGTTATTTCACTGGCGGATGATAACCGCACAGTGGTTCATGCCAGAATAGCGCTGGGAGCCGTGGCACCGACGCCGATGCTGGCGACAGAAGCTGCCGCGAGTTTGATTGGTAAAAAAGCAGTCGCGAAGAACTTTACCGCCGCAGCTAAGATTGCCGCCCAGGAAGCCCGGCCGCGCGGTCTGCGAACTTCCGCGGTTTACAGCCGCCTGATGGTGGAGACCCTGGCTGTCCGCGCTTTAACTAAGGCTTTTGAAGCTGCAAGGAAATAA
- a CDS encoding DUF4202 family protein translates to MDENAGKSGLDYYQSVKEFVETSFAVVDNQLVPLHLERTVNWLLELYPEADEALLIAGISHDIERAFREEKVYRKMFNSDSGFLDSSFLDYHQQRSAKIIFDFLQSLNCPTAMSKKVFHLVSHHETGGDFETDLLKDADSLSFFQTNVDLFVTIKVKESSVDKVKNKFIWMFERISTLKAKDICSSFYQDAMARLARLEN, encoded by the coding sequence GTGGATGAGAATGCGGGAAAAAGTGGTCTGGATTATTATCAGTCGGTAAAAGAGTTTGTTGAAACCTCATTTGCCGTGGTTGATAACCAGTTGGTTCCCCTTCACCTTGAAAGAACCGTGAATTGGTTGCTGGAGTTGTATCCAGAGGCTGACGAAGCACTGCTCATTGCCGGGATTTCCCATGACATCGAGCGGGCTTTTCGCGAGGAGAAGGTGTACCGGAAGATGTTTAATTCCGATAGTGGTTTTCTGGATAGTTCTTTTCTTGATTACCATCAGCAGCGCAGTGCGAAAATCATCTTTGATTTTCTCCAAAGCCTTAATTGTCCAACAGCAATGAGCAAAAAAGTATTTCACCTGGTGTCCCATCATGAAACCGGAGGTGATTTTGAAACTGATCTGTTGAAAGATGCCGACAGCCTTAGCTTCTTTCAGACCAACGTCGATCTTTTTGTCACGATCAAGGTCAAGGAATCGAGTGTAGATAAAGTCAAAAATAAATTTATCTGGATGTTTGAACGTATCTCCACGCTGAAGGCCAAAGATATCTGCAGCTCTTTTTACCAGGATGCCATGGCCCGGTTAGCCAGGCTCGAAAACTGA
- a CDS encoding beta-ketoacyl-ACP synthase III: MKSTVILGTGSAAPDNILTNFDLEKIMDTSDEWIIQRTGIKERHIALPDEKFSDFALPASRQALEMAQVNAADLDMIIVGSLTPDTLMPSGGCTMQTLLNADKAAGFDICAACSGFVYGLAIADRFLKNDPELNILVIGGELVSHHMDWNERTTAVLFGDGVGAAVVAARENQGAKILSVEMQSNGKLGDLLHLPGLGSLHPVGREDFKPEYNYISMQGREIFKHAIRNMVEISGKAMDKAGVSADQITKVIPHQANLRIIEMLAKQFKKPLDQVFINIDRYGNTSAGTIPIALDEANRSGFLEKGDLVLLTVFGGGLTWAAAVLEW, from the coding sequence ATGAAATCAACTGTCATACTGGGAACCGGTTCCGCAGCTCCGGATAACATCCTCACTAATTTCGACCTCGAAAAAATCATGGATACTTCAGATGAATGGATTATCCAGCGTACTGGAATAAAAGAACGGCACATCGCCTTACCCGATGAAAAGTTTTCCGATTTCGCCCTGCCAGCCTCCAGACAAGCCTTGGAAATGGCTCAGGTAAATGCTGCTGATCTTGACATGATTATCGTCGGCTCCCTGACCCCCGACACCCTGATGCCATCCGGAGGCTGCACAATGCAGACCCTGCTTAACGCCGATAAAGCCGCCGGCTTTGATATCTGTGCCGCCTGCTCCGGCTTTGTTTACGGGCTGGCTATTGCTGACCGTTTTCTGAAAAATGATCCCGAACTGAACATACTGGTAATTGGCGGCGAACTGGTTTCCCACCACATGGACTGGAATGAACGGACTACGGCAGTCCTTTTTGGTGATGGGGTCGGAGCCGCCGTGGTGGCAGCCCGGGAAAACCAGGGGGCAAAAATACTTTCGGTGGAAATGCAGTCCAACGGCAAACTGGGAGATCTGCTCCATCTCCCCGGCCTGGGGTCACTTCATCCGGTGGGCCGGGAAGATTTCAAACCGGAATACAATTACATTAGCATGCAAGGTAGAGAGATTTTCAAGCACGCCATCCGCAATATGGTGGAGATATCCGGCAAAGCAATGGATAAAGCCGGGGTCTCAGCCGATCAGATTACCAAAGTCATTCCCCACCAGGCGAATCTCAGAATCATTGAAATGCTGGCCAAACAGTTCAAAAAACCGCTGGATCAGGTATTTATTAATATTGACCGTTATGGAAACACCTCGGCCGGCACCATTCCCATCGCCCTTGATGAAGCCAACCGCAGCGGTTTCCTCGAAAAAGGCGACCTGGTTCTGTTAACCGTTTTTGGCGGCGGCCTGACCTGGGCGGCGGCAGTGCTGGAGTGGTAA
- a CDS encoding class I adenylate-forming enzyme family protein translates to MRVIRYTDEMIEEFKADGYWTTETFYDFWEKNASELADREALVDSRYRITWGEALPLVNSIAAHFISRGISRDARIIIQVPNTAFGFLARIAAERAGLVALVAYPYLREKELDYMLERTQAEAVVCPFEYRNFNYLEMFKNLNQKHQCIKYYYLLEEELPAGMGDEVFSLIKAAQERKQLGDEEYRQRRFDPCRNVCLLTSTTGTTGIPKLVEWPIASRLCTSKSRVDLWDLTSEDVTFAIAPHAGGAGGTLTYFAAPLVGAKVVLLEDFDPELALATVEKESCTAIGVVPTHLVRMLEKDVEKYNLSSLRFIRSAGGYLSPQLAEDAENRLGGAITSDLGTQDVGSVSGCKVTDPVDLRRRTVGRALPGNVVKLLDDDDNEVPEGEAGGLWFRGPHAPAGYYRDLETTMTVFREDGWTTTGDLVKYDRGCLWIMGRKKDMIIRGGQNIYPAEIEGLLNEHPAVANVAVVAMPDPEFGEKACAFTILKKGGSLTFQEMVDFLKEKQIARYKLPERHEIIDAFPTVGDSGKVNKNTLKTIIADKLKSEAGN, encoded by the coding sequence ATGCGCGTAATCAGGTACACAGATGAGATGATTGAGGAGTTTAAGGCGGATGGTTACTGGACAACCGAAACTTTCTATGACTTCTGGGAGAAAAACGCCAGTGAACTGGCTGACCGGGAGGCGCTGGTCGACTCTAGGTACAGGATAACCTGGGGAGAAGCTCTGCCTTTGGTTAATTCGATTGCCGCTCATTTTATTTCCCGGGGAATTTCCAGGGACGCCCGGATTATTATTCAGGTACCGAATACCGCCTTTGGTTTCCTGGCCCGTATTGCTGCCGAAAGGGCCGGTCTGGTCGCCCTGGTAGCTTATCCCTACCTGCGGGAAAAAGAGCTTGACTACATGTTGGAAAGAACCCAGGCGGAAGCGGTGGTCTGCCCTTTTGAATACCGAAATTTTAATTATCTTGAGATGTTTAAAAATTTGAATCAAAAACATCAATGCATAAAATATTACTATCTGCTGGAGGAAGAGCTTCCTGCCGGGATGGGGGATGAAGTCTTCTCGTTGATCAAGGCGGCGCAGGAGCGAAAACAGCTTGGTGATGAAGAATACCGGCAGCGCCGTTTTGATCCCTGTCGTAATGTCTGTCTGCTGACCTCAACCACCGGGACCACCGGTATTCCCAAACTGGTTGAATGGCCAATCGCATCACGTCTCTGTACCTCTAAATCCCGGGTCGATCTTTGGGATTTGACCAGCGAAGATGTTACTTTTGCCATTGCCCCCCATGCCGGAGGTGCCGGGGGAACCCTGACCTATTTTGCTGCTCCCCTGGTGGGAGCCAAAGTGGTGCTGCTGGAAGATTTTGATCCTGAGCTGGCCCTGGCAACCGTTGAGAAAGAGAGCTGCACGGCAATCGGTGTCGTGCCGACCCATCTGGTCAGGATGTTGGAGAAAGATGTGGAAAAATACAATCTTTCCAGCCTGCGTTTTATCCGTTCGGCCGGAGGCTATCTCTCACCGCAACTGGCTGAAGATGCTGAAAACCGTCTCGGGGGAGCTATTACCAGCGATCTGGGAACTCAGGATGTGGGTTCTGTTTCCGGCTGCAAGGTAACCGACCCGGTTGATTTGCGGCGTCGGACTGTTGGCCGGGCCCTGCCGGGAAATGTCGTCAAACTGCTTGATGACGATGACAACGAGGTTCCTGAGGGCGAGGCTGGGGGTTTGTGGTTTAGAGGTCCCCACGCTCCGGCCGGCTATTATCGCGATCTTGAAACCACGATGACGGTTTTTCGTGAAGATGGTTGGACCACCACCGGCGATTTGGTAAAATACGATCGGGGCTGCCTGTGGATTATGGGACGCAAAAAAGATATGATCATCCGTGGCGGCCAGAATATCTACCCGGCCGAGATCGAAGGGTTGCTGAACGAACATCCCGCGGTTGCCAATGTTGCCGTGGTGGCTATGCCGGATCCTGAATTTGGCGAAAAAGCCTGCGCCTTCACGATTTTGAAAAAAGGCGGTTCCCTTACCTTTCAGGAGATGGTTGATTTTCTCAAAGAAAAGCAGATCGCCCGCTACAAGTTGCCGGAACGACACGAGATCATTGATGCTTTTCCGACGGTCGGTGATTCCGGTAAAGTGAATAAAAATACCTTGAAAACTATCATTGCCGATAAATTGAAAAGTGAGGCAGGGAACTGA
- a CDS encoding molybdopterin cofactor-binding domain-containing protein gives MKKKQFEVINSRAPRVDAAIKVTGQAQYADDLQRSGQLYGAILQSPLAHARILNIDTSRALRLPGVKAVITAEDVGLTKYGVSPARYDETLFAHDRVRYVGDEIAAVAAVDAATAQEALKLIKVEYEELPLVLTLEEALAEGAPQLHDDYPGNISAEVHQEFGDVAAAFKECDFIHTHRLVNKRQDGGFIEPHACIAEYDHAGRLTLYTSTQVSHYVQRTVAMVTGIPIGRVRVVRPCVGGGFGPKCEATPLEMSACFLAIKTGRPVKVTYSREQVFLHSRARHQFFHEMTTGVKKDGTIMALAHACKLDGGAYTSFGIATVYYAGSLLGAPYRLPNMKYDGFRVCTNKPACGAQRGHGGVAARACFEQQLDIIAEELKIDPVELRMMNLMETGDATCNDLNMSSLGMKECVEAVKKGSGWEKKKGKLPAGKGIGMACGFFVSGAGYPIYRSDTFHSTAEIKVAEDGGTVIVRSGIAEIGQGADTMVAMIAAETLGIPLADVRVDSGDTDYSVDLGAYSSRQTLMSGHATKDAAENVKVQILEVVADKLSVDVKNLDIKGGFIKVKGRKRVDIKPFRDYYRKEHRGWSNLPEGEELTFTEAARMAFLEKGTIVGTGKYKPPILGGKFKGAAVGTSPAYGGSSQVVEVSVDRATGKITVDAMTDAHDCGLAINKTMVEGQMQGSLSMGLGETLFEEVKFDQKGRLMTPSLGEYRLATALDMPNINTLVVESGEPNGPYGAKEVGEGAIMPTIPAILNAVYDATGARITELPLTPERVLLALKEARENS, from the coding sequence ATGAAGAAGAAACAATTTGAGGTTATAAACAGTCGGGCTCCCCGGGTTGATGCGGCGATTAAAGTCACGGGTCAGGCGCAATATGCCGATGATTTGCAGCGCTCCGGACAACTTTATGGAGCGATTTTACAAAGTCCATTGGCCCATGCTCGAATTCTTAATATTGATACCAGCCGGGCGCTGCGTTTGCCCGGGGTGAAAGCGGTTATTACCGCTGAAGATGTTGGTTTAACAAAATATGGTGTTTCTCCGGCCCGTTATGACGAAACCTTGTTTGCCCACGACCGGGTCCGCTACGTCGGGGATGAGATCGCCGCGGTGGCCGCAGTTGATGCCGCCACGGCTCAGGAGGCGCTGAAACTCATCAAGGTTGAATATGAGGAATTACCGCTTGTCTTAACCCTTGAAGAGGCACTGGCTGAGGGTGCCCCACAGTTGCACGATGATTATCCCGGCAATATCAGCGCCGAGGTGCACCAGGAATTCGGTGATGTTGCCGCCGCTTTCAAAGAATGTGATTTCATTCATACGCATAGGTTGGTCAATAAACGTCAGGACGGTGGTTTTATCGAGCCCCACGCCTGCATTGCCGAATATGATCATGCCGGTAGGTTGACTCTTTACACCTCAACTCAGGTTTCCCATTATGTCCAGCGAACCGTAGCTATGGTGACGGGTATTCCCATTGGCCGGGTGCGGGTCGTCCGCCCCTGTGTTGGTGGTGGATTCGGTCCCAAATGCGAAGCTACACCTCTGGAGATGAGCGCCTGTTTCCTGGCGATCAAGACCGGCCGGCCGGTGAAGGTAACCTATTCCCGGGAGCAGGTTTTTCTCCATTCCCGGGCCCGGCATCAGTTTTTTCATGAAATGACCACCGGGGTTAAAAAAGACGGGACGATTATGGCTTTGGCTCATGCCTGTAAGCTTGACGGCGGCGCTTATACTTCGTTTGGTATTGCGACGGTTTACTATGCCGGCTCGTTGCTGGGGGCTCCCTATCGGCTGCCGAATATGAAATATGACGGTTTCCGCGTTTGCACTAATAAACCGGCTTGCGGCGCTCAACGCGGCCATGGCGGAGTGGCGGCACGGGCTTGTTTTGAACAGCAGCTGGATATTATCGCCGAAGAGCTCAAGATCGATCCCGTTGAATTGAGAATGATGAATCTGATGGAGACCGGAGATGCCACTTGCAACGACCTCAACATGTCTTCCCTGGGAATGAAAGAATGTGTTGAGGCAGTTAAAAAAGGCTCCGGCTGGGAAAAGAAAAAAGGGAAACTGCCGGCCGGTAAAGGAATTGGCATGGCCTGTGGTTTCTTTGTTTCCGGGGCCGGTTATCCGATTTATCGTTCTGATACCTTTCATTCAACCGCGGAGATCAAGGTTGCCGAAGACGGAGGTACGGTTATTGTGCGCAGCGGCATCGCCGAGATTGGCCAGGGGGCTGATACCATGGTGGCCATGATTGCCGCTGAAACTCTTGGTATTCCACTCGCCGATGTCAGGGTTGATTCCGGCGATACCGACTATTCAGTTGATCTTGGGGCCTACTCTTCAAGACAGACCCTGATGTCAGGCCACGCGACCAAGGACGCGGCGGAAAACGTCAAGGTACAGATCCTTGAGGTCGTAGCCGATAAATTAAGTGTAGATGTGAAAAATCTGGATATTAAAGGTGGTTTTATTAAGGTTAAAGGTCGGAAAAGAGTCGATATCAAGCCATTCCGGGACTATTATCGCAAAGAACATCGAGGTTGGTCCAACCTGCCTGAAGGTGAAGAGTTGACTTTTACCGAAGCGGCCCGCATGGCTTTTTTGGAAAAAGGTACCATTGTCGGCACTGGAAAATATAAACCGCCGATCCTGGGAGGTAAATTCAAGGGTGCGGCAGTTGGTACCTCGCCGGCCTACGGTGGTTCATCCCAGGTTGTTGAAGTTTCGGTTGATCGTGCTACCGGCAAAATAACCGTTGATGCCATGACTGATGCTCACGATTGTGGCCTGGCCATCAACAAGACGATGGTTGAAGGACAGATGCAGGGTTCCTTAAGTATGGGTTTGGGTGAGACCCTGTTTGAAGAGGTGAAGTTTGATCAAAAGGGCAGATTGATGACTCCTTCCCTGGGTGAATATCGTCTTGCCACCGCCTTGGACATGCCCAACATCAATACCCTGGTGGTTGAAAGCGGAGAGCCCAATGGTCCCTACGGGGCCAAAGAGGTGGGTGAAGGAGCTATCATGCCAACCATCCCTGCTATTCTTAATGCGGTCTATGATGCCACCGGCGCCCGCATTACGGAATTACCCCTGACCCCGGAACGAGTGCTGCTGGCTTTGAAGGAAGCCCGGGAGAACAGTTAA
- a CDS encoding HAD family hydrolase — protein sequence MNIAIFDFEGTLVDFQWQLKAAMEEVYPLIEECISSCDLDREIVVRADYCRLYNYLQKNISNVDLLKKITNHIDTVFDFYDADAARRWSLYSEVPWLLSTLKKAGWGLALDSNVGRRSLDAMLDKFCLGSYFDLTVSRNDVAMLKPEIEGVNLIKAYCRETSFVVEQIFMVGDSVTDIETARNAGIKVVSLVNGEDKTERLRLHKPDYLIENLAELKTIFSLH from the coding sequence ATGAATATTGCGATATTTGATTTTGAGGGCACGCTGGTTGACTTTCAGTGGCAGCTCAAGGCCGCCATGGAGGAAGTCTATCCGCTCATTGAAGAGTGTATATCCTCATGTGATCTTGATCGGGAGATTGTTGTCAGGGCTGATTACTGCCGACTCTATAATTATCTGCAGAAAAACATCTCAAATGTTGACCTGCTTAAAAAAATCACAAATCACATTGACACGGTTTTTGATTTTTATGATGCTGACGCAGCCCGGCGCTGGAGCCTTTATTCTGAAGTTCCATGGCTGCTCTCGACGCTTAAAAAAGCTGGTTGGGGTCTGGCGCTGGACTCAAATGTCGGGCGCCGGTCTCTCGACGCCATGCTGGATAAATTTTGCTTGGGAAGTTACTTTGATCTGACAGTCAGTCGCAACGATGTTGCTATGCTCAAACCGGAGATTGAAGGGGTTAATCTCATAAAGGCTTATTGCCGGGAAACATCTTTCGTTGTTGAGCAGATTTTTATGGTGGGTGACAGCGTTACCGATATTGAAACGGCCCGCAACGCTGGTATTAAGGTGGTTAGCTTGGTGAATGGTGAAGATAAGACAGAACGTCTGCGGTTGCACAAACCAGATTACTTGATTGAAAATCTGGCAGAACTCAAAACCATCTTTTCCTTACATTAA
- a CDS encoding Tm-1-like ATP-binding domain-containing protein, with the protein MEKTILFIATLDTKNVESEYLKEAIYKIPGCRVLVMDISMAAHAVGNADISAAEVARSGGSTIEEINQSRERAKITAIMIKGAVAIAKELLEDKKIDGVIGLGGSTGSLMATDVMRALPFGVPKVMVSATAALPGLATRYIGTGDIMLFHSVIEIAGLSPLLKNVLERAAAAIAGMVQVDTPAKGTLQSTGKKAIAMSQFGICEGCASAVRIRLEAKNYDVISFSAAGVCDRAMEEMIAKGLFDAVIDLAPGGVGEYLMEGMRSAGPHRLEAAGKLGIPQIIAPSGVNLMSPRKSRYKPDYHKRKKFDLDKLRTFLRLNEEEIIQVAVEFARKLNQATGSVRVLLPLRGWSSIDGSESQIYEPETDYLFIENLKKNINNNLVVIKTFDLNLEDEAFATHVVENLLDVLPQ; encoded by the coding sequence ATGGAAAAAACTATTCTTTTTATTGCCACCCTTGATACCAAAAACGTTGAATCCGAATATCTTAAGGAGGCGATCTATAAGATACCAGGTTGTCGGGTGCTGGTTATGGATATTTCCATGGCTGCCCATGCTGTCGGAAATGCTGATATATCCGCGGCCGAGGTGGCTCGCAGTGGCGGCAGCACCATCGAGGAAATTAATCAATCACGGGAACGGGCCAAAATTACCGCCATTATGATTAAAGGCGCGGTTGCTATTGCCAAAGAGTTGCTGGAGGACAAAAAGATCGATGGGGTTATCGGCCTGGGAGGTTCAACCGGCTCCCTGATGGCTACCGATGTTATGAGGGCTCTGCCGTTTGGGGTGCCGAAAGTGATGGTTTCAGCGACTGCGGCCCTGCCGGGCCTGGCCACCCGCTATATCGGTACCGGCGACATTATGCTCTTTCACTCGGTTATTGAGATCGCTGGTCTTTCACCTTTGCTGAAAAATGTTCTGGAACGGGCGGCAGCTGCCATCGCCGGTATGGTTCAGGTTGATACCCCTGCCAAAGGGACGTTGCAGTCGACGGGCAAAAAAGCCATTGCCATGTCGCAGTTCGGTATTTGTGAGGGGTGTGCCTCGGCGGTAAGAATCCGCCTGGAAGCAAAAAATTATGATGTTATCAGTTTTTCGGCGGCCGGGGTCTGTGACCGGGCCATGGAAGAAATGATTGCCAAGGGTCTTTTTGACGCGGTTATCGATCTGGCTCCGGGTGGGGTTGGAGAGTACCTGATGGAAGGGATGCGCTCAGCCGGTCCCCACCGCCTCGAAGCGGCCGGCAAACTAGGGATTCCCCAGATTATTGCTCCCAGTGGGGTGAACCTGATGAGCCCGCGCAAATCGCGCTACAAACCGGATTACCATAAGCGTAAAAAATTCGATCTCGATAAATTAAGGACGTTTCTGCGTCTCAATGAAGAAGAGATTATTCAAGTTGCCGTGGAGTTTGCTCGCAAACTGAACCAGGCAACCGGTTCGGTCAGAGTCCTTTTGCCCTTGCGTGGCTGGAGCTCAATTGATGGGTCCGAAAGCCAGATTTACGAGCCGGAGACCGATTATTTATTTATTGAAAACCTAAAGAAAAATATTAATAATAATCTGGTTGTTATTAAAACTTTTGATCTTAATCTTGAGGATGAAGCTTTTGCCACTCATGTGGTGGAGAACCTGTTAGATGTCTTACCTCAATGA
- a CDS encoding (2Fe-2S)-binding protein produces the protein MKKCHITFQLNGMTTEVLVNPNQTLVRMLREDLGLTGTKYGCGEGDCGSCTVLFDGEPVNSCLVLAAQVDGHRVTTIEGVADGDKLHPLQTSFIEKGAIQCGFCTPGMILSAKALLEKQPDPSELEVRTAISGNLCRCTGYQKIVEAIMATGKSACGCSTTDEKKCCGED, from the coding sequence ATGAAGAAATGTCATATAACTTTTCAGCTTAACGGTATGACCACGGAAGTTCTGGTCAATCCTAACCAGACTCTGGTACGGATGCTGCGCGAAGATCTGGGTCTGACCGGGACCAAATATGGCTGCGGTGAAGGTGACTGCGGTTCCTGTACGGTACTGTTTGATGGTGAGCCGGTAAATTCCTGCCTGGTGTTGGCAGCCCAGGTTGACGGTCACCGGGTAACAACTATTGAAGGCGTGGCTGATGGAGATAAGCTTCATCCCCTGCAGACCTCATTTATTGAAAAAGGAGCCATTCAATGCGGTTTCTGTACCCCGGGAATGATTCTGTCGGCTAAAGCCCTGCTTGAAAAGCAGCCGGATCCCAGCGAACTTGAGGTCCGCACTGCGATTTCAGGAAATCTCTGCCGCTGTACCGGTTACCAGAAAATTGTCGAGGCAATTATGGCAACCGGGAAATCAGCCTGTGGGTGTTCTACAACTGATGAAAAAAAGTGTTGTGGGGAGGATTGA
- a CDS encoding HAD-IA family hydrolase: MKCEHTFTGKIVTGTGKAAFFTQLDWVMAQCAEKLGFVPFPGTLNIDISPQGITSIEPSLSSAVVELKSPDPKFCSSRIVPANLEGIPAAVLFPAKETRIHSRNILEILAPVAVHKALGKNDGDLVSVTINNGTDACRKLRSKAGKKLIVEAIMLDLDGTIIDSVKIYHRIVHAVLDKLELPKVCTKQIQKASRDGTFLWEKLFPASMFDDHSQLKDEAWIIAKQLAPEMFNGQVQLLPGAKEILQHISAKGFKIAVVTSTPRQNMHAKLKPLEEAGIIHLLQEILTADDTARKKPAADPLIECSKRLATKTERCVYVGDTQIDIRAGKAAETRTIGVLSGFDNHEMLAEEDPDAIINSLENLPEVILM; the protein is encoded by the coding sequence ATGAAATGCGAACACACTTTTACGGGTAAAATTGTCACCGGCACTGGAAAGGCTGCATTTTTCACCCAACTCGACTGGGTCATGGCCCAGTGTGCTGAAAAACTCGGGTTTGTCCCCTTTCCCGGAACCCTGAATATAGATATATCTCCCCAAGGCATCACCAGTATCGAACCTTCTTTGAGCAGTGCAGTAGTTGAACTTAAGTCTCCAGATCCGAAATTTTGCTCATCCCGGATTGTACCAGCGAACCTGGAAGGAATACCGGCAGCGGTTCTATTTCCGGCTAAAGAGACTAGGATTCATAGCCGGAACATCCTTGAGATCCTGGCTCCGGTAGCAGTTCATAAAGCTCTGGGAAAAAATGATGGCGACCTGGTTTCAGTCACCATTAACAACGGGACGGATGCCTGCCGGAAACTCCGGTCTAAAGCCGGTAAAAAATTGATAGTCGAAGCAATCATGCTCGACCTTGACGGTACCATTATTGATTCCGTCAAAATTTATCACCGGATTGTCCATGCGGTACTCGATAAACTGGAACTTCCCAAAGTTTGCACCAAGCAGATACAAAAAGCCAGCCGGGATGGCACCTTTCTCTGGGAAAAACTTTTTCCGGCCTCAATGTTTGACGATCATTCGCAATTGAAAGATGAAGCCTGGATTATTGCCAAGCAGCTTGCTCCCGAGATGTTCAACGGCCAGGTACAACTGCTGCCAGGGGCAAAAGAAATCCTGCAACACATATCAGCAAAAGGTTTCAAAATAGCCGTAGTTACTTCAACGCCCCGGCAAAACATGCATGCGAAGTTAAAACCGTTGGAAGAAGCGGGAATAATCCATTTGCTGCAGGAAATCCTGACCGCGGATGATACCGCCAGAAAAAAACCGGCAGCAGACCCGCTGATTGAATGCAGTAAGCGACTGGCAACGAAAACGGAAAGATGTGTTTATGTGGGCGATACGCAGATAGATATCAGAGCCGGCAAAGCGGCAGAGACCAGAACCATCGGGGTTTTAAGCGGCTTTGACAATCATGAAATGCTGGCAGAAGAAGATCCGGATGCCATCATTAACAGCCTGGAGAATCTGCCGGAAGTCATTTTAATGTAA